A stretch of DNA from Limnothrix sp. FACHB-406:
CCGATCGACCGCTACATGCGGATTAATGTCCAAGGGGTGGAAAAGCTGCTGGATGCTTTGGGGGGCTTAACGGTCTATGTTCCCCGTGACATGAAGTATCAAGACGACAGCCAACACCTTTACATCAATCTGAAACAGGGACGGCAACACCTGAATGGGGAACAGGCGCTGGCGTTTTTGCGGTTCCGCCACGATGAGTATGGAGACATTGGCCGGGTCCAGCGCCAGCAGATGGCCATGCGCAGCCTGAAGGAACAGGCCCTGAACCCCACCACGCTGCTGAAGTTACCGGACATTTTGTCGGTGATTCGGGAGAATTTGGACACCAACCTCAGCATGGAGGAGATTGTGGCGCTGGCGGGCTTTGCCACTCAGGTCGATCGCCAAAATGTGCAAATGCTGGTGACTCCGGGGGATTACGGAGATATTGCCCGTTACGGCACGAGCTATTGGTTGCCCTACCCGAATCAGATTCGGGACATGATGGCTAAGCATTTTGAACATGGGGTCGGTTCCGGCGACAGTCGATCGATGTCGCAGGTGCGTGTGGCGGTGCAGGATGCCAGCGGCAATCCGGAGGCCGCTAGGGCGGTGGCGCGGCAATTAGAAGCGATGGGCTATCGCCAAACGTTTGTGGCGCGGTCTTGGAAGGAAACGATCAGCACGACGCGGGTGATTGCCCAAAATGGGGATGCGGATACGGCGGAACAGGTGAAGGCAGCGATCGGGCGGGGTGATGTGCGGGTGGATAGCTCGGGCATTTTGGGATCCGACGTGACGATTCAAATCGGCAGCGACTGGCAAGGCACGGGTTCCAACGCAAATCCTTAAGCGTCCGTTCGCGGGGCCTCGCAATTGCGGCCGCTGCAATGGCCCTTAAAATGGCCTTTTTTCCATGGGTTTTGTCATGGCTGATGTGCGATCGCCCCTAGACCACTCACCACACCAGGAAGCTCAAGCCGATCGGGGGGATTTTCCAAGATCTTCCAGGTTGCGATGGGACTGGGAATCCCATTGGTGGTGGATTCTGGGGGCGATCGTGCTGGCGGGGGCGATCGTTCGATTTTGGCACTTGGGCCACCTGAACACCTTGGTGTTTGATGAGGTTTACTTTGCCCAGTTTGCCCGCGATTACTTGGTGGGCAAACCCGTTGAAGATGGCCATCCCCCCCTCAGTAAGTATCTG
This window harbors:
- a CDS encoding LCP family protein — encoded protein: MSTRHSNRASSPLTDRHPQTNATDMSRSPAPQPKPRANRFRWFWLLFSLLGVATISATTGALLAVSLSSPSLSQRELSKEEKAVFGNNQPISSLGLQLPQLTRPVNILVLGIKVITSDVDDSLSRKYGYHALVNSFEGLSDTMFLVRFDPSQKKLSVLSIPRDTRAWVDGLGMTKINAANSRGGPALSAKAVSELLGGVPIDRYMRINVQGVEKLLDALGGLTVYVPRDMKYQDDSQHLYINLKQGRQHLNGEQALAFLRFRHDEYGDIGRVQRQQMAMRSLKEQALNPTTLLKLPDILSVIRENLDTNLSMEEIVALAGFATQVDRQNVQMLVTPGDYGDIARYGTSYWLPYPNQIRDMMAKHFEHGVGSGDSRSMSQVRVAVQDASGNPEAARAVARQLEAMGYRQTFVARSWKETISTTRVIAQNGDADTAEQVKAAIGRGDVRVDSSGILGSDVTIQIGSDWQGTGSNANP